From one Plasmodium malariae genome assembly, chromosome: 12 genomic stretch:
- the PmUG01_12056400 gene encoding conserved Plasmodium protein, unknown function, whose product MIEDNLNDKCYNLFINEDEGCIYLNKENHIRRNRENMSHTESTNYYTVKELKERKINMEPCRIGGSNPSNQYDSDCSRSNSLQNNSTEEKKKEEQNKNCCANGQCEEHKQNSNSTTKKKKNSVKRHFVDSNKNNKRFKRKDSSTFESKFNISANTSSQLRSGNTFALSETLKNDIINIKQEKIEKEKLIHINQRIDNISFINNANSAKEILLKKDDYKKNTGAQLEKSNKFINKNSKCFSLRKYSDQNKSFKCNKILNYAKCQLSDSSSDYHNMFSTIFIPNKNYFNYNAANGLTTNTHNRRSIVPYSNKWNIHGCTESAKKQSNSTRFDGTGRFDSTSNVSVSSSRSSSSGSGRTATSVRRHKTYYDTEGTFLNVNNIIYNDQLGIDKKNFSSNSCSIIGRGNNDDDIPYDRDEDIIDKVNLDISRNNRTTERKNKERNKYKKNLFNIKEVIDTTVLTNFIECVNKQSDINKINSSVKIFSEEKNGIINYSTNDTTNDKSVIDLCHICCSWGEEGDIAKYEAKHEAKHEAKKEVKQAEMKNESSRENIRIHYEVRYINDNEENKNVKFKNVHVNNHKYVSETHKNEGTHRYNNLECSENKKNCNTNENTTSLRSGLNLSSSLSERTCKENNILSSQDIFKNSYDDQSGRYNLIDTTCEQKCKHRITNIETKEKAKPFEIMKDKLNENLFLNYKYDKNSIPEMKDDLSSFFKNFKYSNNIDKKEFEKCKYCVLHILNQERINELSSNNSTKTIFSPVLKAYRCFSVNSNTGVDDLAKGKACKAASDETSKASDDEISKTAKGKARKTEENAQTEENAQTEENAQNEENAQTEENAQTEENAQNEENAQNKENAQNKENAQNKENAQNAKTQINVPNNSNILSSNTDIFYNIKGISHIGDMSKNFKENYESLKNYLNILNSTNPSVNDYLLNLYCYTYIRHYTLNNNALLYPNSLNSTVQNKESKKEENTFNCEQTLIDVDKYHSSNANNYFQDVISSDVMLNSNSFSSNKNLFNNFCKSVTCNDMANSQNINYNNVSVNSNNNSHSVNNISVSNDENNEIRKILYRYYNYLKLKNYIIPYNIYNNSSTVPPRESNTSNDNISCSNYIKETKDLINISYNFIKEHKNAHNNVMFDHFCNFHKKELNEKNSIFLSRSNKDTVTNFNVRAPHYEDYTSSLNSTNNHNCSNSASSTGNSTVNGTANDTVNDTANDTVNGTVNSTANDTANDTANDTANDTVNGIANGTSNGTANGTANGTDNSTANSTRNNTHINKRSNMQHNKGCNINYFYLLKNIIENLNREELQKLMICQCCYMLKKIEKKMTPIDVILDTQILYHDCNNYFKNKGWIDNDISERDKNTDTLNFEKCNVFTLSDNKCMKTRNFFTNHMLKYFHNMAENMNDPYINHTNNNVITHAKGVNCNEDILCTIQNNQNIHFCNFENHEISRTSTAASIIYKSNSVIATEQRTQQKINDMYGKINDKIQNGNSNSNSNSNSNSNSNSNSNSNSNSNSNSACNSSGNSNIKNNSNSSNNSSNNSNNYNNNCNNNNVNNKTGKDEIYGKDQNNRCFKTSYIVVQNKTT is encoded by the coding sequence ATGATAGAAGATAATTTAAACGACaaatgttataatttatttataaatgaggATGAAGGTTGTATTTacttaaataaagaaaatcaCATCAGAAGGAATCGCGAAAATATGTCTCATACAGAATCTACTAATTATTACACTGTTAAGGAGTTAAAAGAGAGAAAAATTAACATGGAACCATGCAGAATTGGTGGAAGCAATCCAAGCAATCAATACGACTCAGATTGCTCTCGTTCAAACAGTTTGCAGAATAATAGCACGgaagagaagaaaaaggaagagCAGAATAAGAACTGTTGCGCTAACGGGCAATGTGAAGAACACAAACAGAATAGCAATTctactacaaaaaaaaaaaagaattctGTTAAAAGACACTTTGTAGactcaaataaaaataataaaagatttaAACGTAAAGATAGTAGTACATTTGAAAGTAAATTCAATATAAGCGCTAATACCAGTTCTCAGTTACGTTCAGGAAATACTTTTGCTTTAAGCGAAACTCTGAAGaatgatattataaatataaaacaagaaaaaatcgaaaaagaaaaattaatccATATTAATCAAAGAATtgataatatatcttttattaataatgcgAATAGTgcaaaagaaattttattaaaaaaggatgattataaaaagaaCACAGGTGCACAATTAGAAAAGAGCAATAAATTCatcaataaaaatagtaaatgttttagtttaagaaaatattctgatcaaaataaatcatttaaaTGTAACAAAATTCTTAATTATGCTAAATGCCAATTGTCAGACAGCTCCTCGGATTACCACAACATGTTTTCCACAATATTTATTCCTAACAAAAATTACTTCAATTATAATGCAGCAAATGGTTTGACCACGAACACACATAACAGAAGGTCAATCGTACCTTATAGTAATAAATGGAACATTCATGGGTGCACAGAGTCAGCCAAGAAACAGAGCAATTCCACAAGGTTTGACGGTACTGGTAGGTTTGACTCTACTAGTAATGTTAGCGTAAGCAGTAGTAGGAGCAGTAGTAGCGGCAGTGGTAGAACAGCTACCAGTGTGAGAAGGCACAAAACGTACTATGATACGGAAGGCACGTTTTTAAATGTGAacaacataatatataatgatcaGTTGGGTATAGACAAAAAGAATTTCTCAAGTAATAGCTGCAGCATCATCGGAAGGGGGAACAATGATGACGACATTCCATATGATAGAGACGAAGACATAATAGATAAGGTTAATTTAGATATATCTAGGAATAATAGAACTACTGAAAGAAAGAACAAAGAacgtaataaatataagaagaatttatttaatattaaagaagTTATAGATACAACTGTCCTAACTAATTTCATCGAATGTGTTAACAAGCAGTCTgacattaataaaataaattctagcgttaaaatatttagtgaagaaaaaaatggtatCATAAATTATAGCACAAATGATACTACAAATGATAAAAGCGTAATTGATCTATGTCATATATGCTGCTCATGGGGTGAAGAGGGGGATATAGCGAAGTACGAAGCAAAGCACGAAGCAAAGCACGAagcaaaaaaagaagtaaagcAAGCAGAAATGAAGAACGAAAGTAGCCGTGAAAATATCAGAATTCACTATGAAGTTCGTTATATCAATGATAAcgaagaaaacaaaaatgtaaaatttaagAATGTCCATGTAAATAATCATAAATATGTTTCGGAAACACATAAAAATGAGGGCACACACAGATATAACAATTTAGAGTGCAgtgaaaataagaaaaactgTAACACAAACGAAAATACTACTTCACTGAGGAGTGGTCTCAATTTAAGCAGTTCATTAAGTGAACGCACTTGTAAggagaataatattttgtctTCACaggatatttttaaaaattcatatgATGATCAGTCAGGAAGATATAACCTCATTGACACTACTTGTGAACAAAAGTGCAAACATAGAATAACAAATATTGAAACTAAGGAAAAAGCTAAACCGTTCGAAATTATGaaagataaattaaatgaaaatttatttctaaattataaatatgacaAGAATTCTATACCTGAAATGAAAGATGACCTAAGCTCATTTTTTAAGAACTTTAAATATAGTAACaatattgataaaaaagaatttgaaaaatgcaaatattGTGTGTTGCATATTTTGAATCAAGAAAGGATCAATGAATTGTCTTCAAATAACTCCACTAAGACAATTTTCAGTCCCGTTCTAAAGGCTTATCGTTGCTTCAGTGTTAACTCGAATACTGGAGTGGATGATCTTGCAAAAGGTAAAGCATGTAAAGCTGCGAGTGATGAGACAAGTAAAGCTTCAGACGATGAAATTAGTAAAACCGCAAAGGGTAAAGCAAGAAAAACTGAAGAAAATGCACAAACTGAAGAAAATGCACAAACTGAAGAAAATGcacaaaatgaagaaaatgcaCAAACTGAAGAAAATGCACAAACTGAAGAAAATGcacaaaatgaagaaaatgcacaaaataaagaaaatgcacaaaataaagaaaatgcacaaaataaagaaaatgcaCAAAATGCAAAAACTCAAATTAATGTGCCGAATAATTCAAATATCTTAAGCAGTAACacagatatattttataacatcAAGGGTATTTCGCACATTGGTGATATGTCAAAAAATTTCAAAGAAAATTACGAGtctttgaaaaattatttgaatattttaaatagtaCAAATCCGAGTGTAAATGATTATTTACTTAATCTTTATtgctatacatatataagacACTATACATTGAATAATAACGCATTATTATACCCTAATAGTTTGAATAGTACAGTACAAAATAAAGAGTcaaagaaagaagaaaatacatttaattgtGAACAAACTTTAATTGATGTAGACAAATATCACAGTAGTAATGCAAACAATTATTTTCAAGATGTTATTTCCTCAGACGTTATGTTAAATAGTAATTCATttagtagtaataaaaatctttttaataatttctgTAAAAGTGTTACTTGTAATGACATGGCAAATtctcaaaatataaattataataatgtatcaGTAAATTCAAATAACAACAGTCATagtgttaataatatttctgtTTCGAATGATGAAAACAAcgaaattagaaaaattctTTATAGATACTATAACTATTTgaaactaaaaaattatattattccatataatatttataacaattCAAGTACAGTGCCCCCCAGAGAAAGTAACACAAGTAATGATAACATCTCTTGTAGCAACTACATTAAAGAAACTAAAGATCTCATAAATATTTCCTATAACTTTATTAAAGAGCATAAAAATGCACACAATAATGTAATGTTTGATCATTTTTGCAACtttcataaaaaagaattaaatgaaaaaaatagtatatttttaagtaggAGTAACAAAGATACTGTGACAAACTTTAATGTTCGTGCACCACATTATGAAGATTATACTTCCAGTTTAAATAGTACGAATAATCATAACTGCAGCAATAGCGCTAGTAGCACCGGTAACAGCACCGTTAATGGTACCGCTAATGATACCGTTAACGATACTGCTAATGATACCGTTAATGGTACCGTTAATAGTACCGCTAATGATACCGCTAATGATACCGCTAACGATACTGCTAATGATACCGTTAATGGTATCGCTAATGGTACCTCTAATGGTACCGCTAATGGTACCGCTAATGGTACCGATAATAGTACTGCTAATAGTACGCGTAATAATACTCATATTAATAAACGCAGTAATATGCAACATAACAAAGGttgtaatattaattatttttatttattaaaaaatataatagaaaatcTAAACAGAGAAGAACTGCAAAAACTAATGATATGTCAGTGTTGTtacatgttaaaaaaaatagaaaaaaaaatgacccCCATCGACGTTATTTTAGATACccaaatattatatcatgactgtaataattatttcaaaaataaaggtTGGATAGATAATGACATTTCAGAAAGAGATAAAAATACGGATACCctcaattttgaaaaatgtaaTGTTTTCACTCTTAGTGACAACAAATGTATGAAGACAAGAAACTTTTTTACGAAtcatatgttaaaatattttcataatatggCGGAAAATATGAATGATCCTTACATAAATCatactaataataatgtcATCACGCATGCAAAGGGTGTCAACTGTAATGaagatatattatgtacaattcagaataatcaaaatatacatttttgtaattttgaAAACCATGAAATATCTAGAACATCCACAGCGGCatctattatttataaaagcaATAGTGTAATAGCAACTGAACAAAGGACACAGCAGAAAATTAATGATATGTATGGAAAAATAAACGATAAAATACAAAACggtaatagtaacagtaatagtaacagtaatagtaacagtaatagtaacagtaatagtaacagtaatagtaacagtaatagtaatagcgCTTGCAACAGCAGTGGTAATagtaacattaaaaataatagcaatagtagcaataatagtagtaataacagtaacaattataataataactgtaataacaataatgtaaataataaaactgGAAAGGATGAAATTTATGGTAAGGACCAAAATAATAGGTGCTTTAAAACTTCATATATAGTAGTACAGAACAAAACAACATGA
- the RPL27 gene encoding 60S ribosomal protein L27, putative → MGKLLKPGKVVIMLNGRRAGKKAIIINTYESQTRERPYSYCLVAGIEKHPRKVTKKMSKRKILKRSKVKAFVKYINVNHILPTRYQVSSDFDIKSLTSEEVLRSKNKKKEVKKLGKIFRDKFLDPINKKTGEVSKDIAFLHKKLYF, encoded by the exons ATGGGAAAATT ACTGAAACCCGGAAAAGTTGTCATAATGTTAAATGGTCGTAGAGCTGGAAAGAAGgcgataataataaatacatatgagAGTCAAACAAGAGAAAGACCTTATAGCTATTGCCTAGTTGCCGGAATAGAAAAACATCCTCGAAAAGTGACAAAGAAAATGTccaaaaggaaaattttaaaaagatcaAAAGTTAAAGcatttgttaaatatattaatgtgaATCACATTCTCCCCACGAG GTATCAAGTATCAAGTGACTTCGACATTAAAAGTTTAACATCTGAAGAAGTTTTAAGatcaaagaataaaaaaaaggaagttaAAAAATTGGGAAAAATTTTCAGAGATAa GTTTTTGGACcccattaataaaaagaccGGGGAAGTTTCGAAGGACATTGCATTTTTACACAAGAAATTAtacttctaa
- the ISP3 gene encoding inner membrane complex sub-compartment protein 3, putative, with the protein MGSSLCCINNDLKNSKSNIDIYRHDPREIYGDYGDWTLESWIDKYKNGNAIKVAFPDGNEIQCHFKIFLKEKCFELSLDNKVRVIKFNDINCILHRNSCESLLESEQNLLKSPKVIGIRLISTLKAIAFAMDSPGEARMFYEFIEKYCFND; encoded by the coding sequence ATGGGAAGTAGTTTATGTTGCATTAATAATGATttgaaaaatagtaaatcaaacatagatatatatagacATGACCCCAGAGAAATATATGGAGATTATGGTGACTGGACGTTAGAAAGTTGGATagacaaatataaaaatgggaATGCGATTAAGGTTGCATTTCCTGATGGTAATGAAATACAATgccattttaaaatttttctaaagGAAAAGTGCTTTGAGTTATCATTAGATAATAAAGTTAGagttataaaatttaatgataTTAACTGTATACTTCACAGAAATAGTTGTGAATCGTTATTAGAATCagaacaaaatttattaaagtcTCCTAAAGTTATAGGTATCCGTTTAATAAGCACTCTTAAAGCTATTGCATTTGCTATGGACAGCCCAGGAGAAGCAAGAATgttttatgaatttatagaaaaatactGTTTCAatgattaa
- the PmUG01_12056100 gene encoding snRNA-activating protein complex subunit 3, putative, translated as MDESKCCSFNLPVLHFSVNHLFEIDEYDFYKIKCKENVGDNSISKKIRNEINEVNKDSLNSENESENESENEKLFMKYLKNIVRKDSGGNSNSNCSIRNSNSGSNNRGSLTSIPSVDEPGKEISAINEDTPSVHVPPLTSLQEKEGSLIKKNVHLFEKYPNIPIRKDLRMDWIYHKPMTSFTPKKINIEEFKEECDKIRKRLKIRYRKGDEESHPQEVQNEEMYLDYYHMEHFPEKMMPPFEKERSDRSSGSNRNGGCSRSGGCSRSGGCSRNNDSQTIGGCTERTSKRDTNDQVKKEKVTFYNYLIKILQSGIRSPNVSEIINHIVHYNCKDWQQKIDLDVLKKVAHGSKRIKVLNRTKCILKWLPKTEDNPFNKYQIISKLKEKTISKTFKLVCDFNNSILKALYINQNVIKPFYTENKYTFYTSSVRNKSSKDIFIISVSFYHPIRGIKVAEYEILSTQTLADLTDVFFCFDSSNYGLPKFHGSLYYIDGILYPDLRNKNALDYSTCILDFYKKKQKELNFVRPPYKINQEKAVIQDIEIPLYQKCCFLHQGNCEHRVVFNDIRQYNNFRDKEFSKYPLRTFKPNVATKYCICCHKNIAQKIILDCYLLKENPSYICNNCFALFLLDSDGKPVDSFMKHFDYINDV; from the coding sequence ATGGATGAAAGCAAATGCTGTTCATTCAATTTGCCTGTTCTGCATTTTTCTGTTAATCATTTATTTGAAATAGATGAATACGacttttacaaaattaagtGTAAGGAAAATGTGGGAGATAATTCAATAAGTAAGAAGATAAGAAATGAGATAAATGAAGTTAATAAGGATTCATTGAACAGTGAGAATGAGAGCGAAAACGAAAGTGAAAATGAAAAGCTGTTTATgaagtatttaaaaaacattgtCAGAAAGGATAGTGGCGGTAACAGCAATAGTAACTGTAGCATCCGCAATAGCAACAGCGGGAGTAATAACAGGGGAAGTCTAACGAGCATCCCCTCCGTAGACGAACCAGGAAAGGAAATATCCGCAATAAACGAGGACACACCCTCTGTACATGTTCCTCCTCTAACGAGCTTGCAAGAAAAGGAGGGGTCTCtcataaaaaagaatgtgcacctttttgaaaaatatccAAATATTCCTATAAGAAAGGATTTGAGAATGGACTGGATTTACCACAAGCCTATGACAAGTTTTACTCCGAAAAAGATTAACATAGAAGAATTTAAGGAGGAATGCGATAAAATAAGGAAGAGACTAAAAATAAGGTACCGCAAGGGGGATGAAGAATCACATCCACAAGAAGTGCAAAATGAAGAGATGTACCTAGATTATTATCATATGGAACATTTTCCAGAGAAGATGATGCCCCCTTTTGAGAAGGAACGAAGTGACAGAAGCAGCGGAAGTAACAGAAACGGTGGATGTAGCAGAAGCGGTGGATGTAGCAGAAGCGGTGGATGTAGCAGAAACAATGATAGCCAAACGATAGGTGGTTGCACAGAAAGGACGAGCAAAAGGGATACCAACGACCAAGTTAAAAAAGAGAAGGTAACGTTTTATAACTACCTAATAAAAATTCTCCAATCAGGTATTCGAAGCCCGAATGTAAGCGAAATAATTAATCATATAGTACATTATAATTGCAAAGACTGGCAGCAAAAAATAGATCTAGATGTACTAAAAAAGGTTGCCCATGGTtctaaaagaataaaagtaTTAAACAGGACTAAATGCATTTTAAAATGGTTACCCAAAACAGAAGATAAtccttttaataaatatcaaattatatcaaaattaaaagaaaaaacaatatcAAAGACATTTAAACTTGTTTGtgattttaataattctattttaaaagcattatatataaatcaaaatGTAATTAAACCATTTTAtacagaaaataaatatacgtttTATACAAGTTCTGTAAGGAATAAATCCTCTAAagacatttttattatttcggTTTCTTTTTATCATCCTATAAGAGGTATAAAAGTAGCTGAATATGAAATACTATCAACTCAAACATTAGCTGACTTAACtgatgtttttttttgttttgattCATCAAATTACGGGTTACCAAAATTTCACGGCTCTCTTTATTACATTGATGGAATACTCTACCCAGACttgagaaataaaaatgcgTTAGACTACTCTACTTGTATTTTagacttttataaaaagaaacagAAGGAATTGAACTTCGTTCGACCtccttataaaataaatcagGAAAAAGCTGTTATTCAAGATATTGAAATACCATTATATCAAAAATGCTGCTTTTTACATCAAGGTAATTGTGAACATAGAGTtgtttttaatgatatacgacaatacaataattttagaGATAAagaattttcaaaatacCCCCTTAGAACATTTAAACCTAATGTAGCTACTAAATATTGTATATGTtgtcataaaaatattgctcaaaaaattattttagatTGTTATTTATTGAAGGAAAATCCTTcgtatatttgtaataactGCTTTGCTCTATTTTTGCTAGATTCTGATGGAAAACCCGTTGACAGTTTTATGAAACATTTCGATTACATCAACGACGTTTGA
- the PmUG01_12056000 gene encoding 30S ribosomal protein S10, putative, with the protein MNIHISLIFLIIYYACDISTAFKMKPKINTPFSNGSKKSTQIRTAQIYSTLEKVNADLKNLDIIKKWRDNYHLRIVLNSYFSDHLQKAVLNIKEKVCQYPQFIVAGPIPIKTIKKRFTFLRSPHVDKDSREQFEIKQYGCKLDIFLNSSVSLKDCEFSNFLSVKLPRFVGFEYYFEENYRGLKKDELKNLKKRRKHVSKYYTNLLNAQEKKKYVDLLLENSKYMNVRLPRNFYDLYKFPLDIIKHYYKKTMEKKKWYHENEELMKKIESLSYD; encoded by the exons atgaacatacatatttcccttattttcttaataatatattatgcttGTGATATTAGCACAGCCTTTAAAATGAAACCAAAAATTAACACACCATTTTCTAATGGATCTAAAAAAAGCACGCAAATAAGGACTGCACAAATTTATAGTACc TTAGAGAAGGTGAATGCTGATTTAAAAAACCTggacataataaaaaagtggAGAGACAATTACCACTTGCGGATTGTTTTAAATTCTTACTTTTCTGACCATCTGCAAAAGGCAGTTTTAAATATCAAGGAAAAAGTTTGTCAGTATCCACAGTTCATTGTTGCGGGTCCTATTCcgataaaaacaataaaaaagag ATTCACGTTCCTGAGATCACCGCACGTCGACAAAGACAGTAGAGAACAATTTGAAATAAAACAGTATGGTTGTAAATTagacatttttttaaattcatctGTTAGTTTGAAGGACTGTGAGT TTTCCAATTTCTTATCAGTAAAGTTGCCTAGATTCGTCGGCTTTGAATACTACTTCGAGGAAAATTATAGaggattaaaaaaagatgaattaaagaatttgaaaaaaagaagaaaacatGTTAGCAAATATTACACAAATTTATTGAACGCACAGGAGAAGAAAAAGTACGTAGATCTGTTACTTGAGAACTCcaaatatatgaatgtaaGATTGCCaagaaatttttatgatttgTACAAGTTTCCCTTGGATATAATAAagcattattataaaaa
- the UCHL3 gene encoding ubiquitin carboxyl-terminal hydrolase isozyme L3, putative produces the protein MRKNNTWVPIESNPDSLYLYSCKLGQTKLKFVDIYGFDKELLDMIPRPVHAIIFLYPLNENITSEINSSEGNLKLTYENVWFIKQTVPNSCGTIALFHVHCNLKSKFEFDKGSILDNFFDKVKEMTPEKRGQEFQNTKSIELLHHEFCGDLSSAGENNDVDTHFIVFLENDGQLIELDGRKDEPVIHSSTTPKNFIYDAGNIIQKVFIEKCQGDNRFSALAVVSSDDA, from the exons atgcgaAAGAATAATACCTGGGTTCCCATAGAATCTAACCCAGATtctttgtatttatattcctGTAAGCTTGGGCAAACAAAGTTAAAATTTGTAGACATTTATGGTTTCGATAAGGAGTTGTTAGATATG ATACCTAGACCAGTTCATgcaatcatatttttatatccattaaatgaaaatata ACTAGCGAAATAAATTCAAGTGAAGGGAATTTGAAACTAACTTATGAGAACGTTTGGTTCATAAAACAA ACTGTACCCAACTCATGTGGGACTATTGCTCTTTTCCACGTACACTGTAACTTGAAAAGTAAATTTGAGTTCG ATAAGGGCTCTATCTTGGACAATTTTTTTGACAAAGTTAAAGAAATGACTCCAGAAAAAAGAGGACAG GAATTCCAAAACACCAAGAGCATAGAGCTGTTACACCATGAATTTTGTGGTGATCTCTCAAGTGCAGGAGAAAATAATGAC gTTGATACACACTTCATTGTTTTCTTAGAAAATGATGGGCAGCTAATTGAACTG GATGGACGAAAAGATGAACCAGTTATTCACAGCTCAACGACTccgaaaaattttatttac GATGCAggaaatataatacaaaaggTGTTTATAGAAAAGTGTCAAGGCGACAACAGATTTTCAGCTTTAGCAGTTGTGTCAAGTGATGATgcgtaa